DNA sequence from the Streptomyces sp. HUAS 15-9 genome:
CGAGCGCCCGCTGGACGTCGGAGGGCTGCCCGTCGACGGCGAGCCCCTCGACCGTGCGGACCTCGCTGCCGGCCGCGGTGACCGCGGGCACCAGGCAGGAGGCGACGAGCCTGCCGTCCACCTGGACGTTGCACGCCCCGCACTCGCCCTGCGAGCAGCCGTCCTTGGCGCCCGCGAGCCCGAGCCGCTCCCGCAGGACGTACAGCAGGGACTCGCCGATCCAGGCGTCGGTGACCGGGCGGTCGACGCCGTTGACACGCAGGACGAAGGAGGCGAGGGGGTGGTCGTCGTGTGCGGGCGCCCGGTCCCGCGCGGCCGCGTCGTCGTCGCCCGTGGCGGCCGTTTCCCGGGCCTCCGGGGCGGGTTCGGCATCGGCGGTGGCGGCGTCCCCCGCGGGGCTGCCGGTGGCCCCTTCAGGGGCCTCCTCGACCCCGTGGGCGTCCTCGGCCCCGATCCCCGCGGCCGGTTCGGCGTCCTCGGCCGGCTCCGACGTCCCGTCGGCCTCGTGCGCGGCGTACGCGGGCGCGGTCCGGGACGCGTGGTCGGCGTCGGGCTCCTCGCCGGGTGCCGCCGGGCCGTCGGCGTCGTGCACGGCCCGGGTTGCGGTGCTTCCGGTGTCGTGGTCGGCCGGCGGCTCGGGGTGTCCGACGCGGGGTGCGCGGTCCGGGTGGTCCACGACGGCCTGTCCGGTGCCCGCCCGGGTCTCACCCGCCCGCGGATCCGCCGTCTGCTGGCCCCAGGGCTGCCCGGCGCCCTCCGTCGCCCAGGGCGCGGGCGCGCCGCCGGGGAGGGTGGCCGGCGGGGTGCCGCCCCACTGTTCGACCAAGGACGATGTGGTGAACTCGCCCGATTCGTCCGGAAGATCACCACCGGCGACGGGGATGGACCACTGGCCGGTCACGTCGTGACCGGAACCGGGACCGGGCGCAGTAGCCGCGGCGGGATCATCGAAGGTCCACTGCTGCGTGGACATGGGGTTGTACGCGAACCGGTCGTCCGCGCCCGCCTCCTGGGGCACGGCGTTCGGGTCGGGCCACTGCGCGCCGTCGGCCGGCATGGCCCAGGTGCCCGTCGCCCCCGGGTCGGTCACGGCGTCCGGGCCGGGGGCCACCGCTATCTGCGGCGGTACGTAGCCGTGGCCGGGCGCGGCGAGCGGAGTGTCGCCGGCCAGGAGGGCGTCGATGCCCCCTTCGGGGAGTTTCACGAAGGCGGTCGCGCCGTCGTCGTAGTCGCCCTGGGGCAGCGGGTCCCAGCGGCTACGGCCCCGGGACGCGCCCTCTCCGTGCTGGTCGTCGGTCACGACAGCGCCCTCCCCAGTGCTCGTCGGGCCAGCGCGGCGACGGTGCGCCGCAGGTGCAGTACGGCGGGCGGAAGCGGTGGTACGGAGCCGTCCTCCTCCGGGGCCGGGTCGGGGATGCAGGCCGCGGCGACGTACTCCCCGAAGGCGTTCAGCGCGTCGGGGACGATCGCGCGGTCGCTGTCCCAGTCGATGAGCCGGGAGACCCACTGCTCGGCGTCCAGAGGCCTGAGCGGCATCGGCGCTATGGCCCCGACGGCGCATCGCACCCCGCGCCGGGCGGGGTCGAGGACCAGGGCGACGGAGGCCGTCGCACGGCCCGGTCCGGTCCGTCCGGTCGCCTTCAGGAAGACCTGCGGGGCGTGCAGCAGCGGCACGCGCACGTAGCCGATGAGCTCACCGGCGCGCAGCATCTCCATGCCCGCCAGCAGGTGCGACACCGGGACCTCCCGCCGGGACCCGCCCGGGCCCGCGACGATCAGCGCCGCCTCCAGGGCGGCGAGCACCGGAAGCGCGTCCCCCGTGGGCGCGGCCGAGGCGATGTTGCCGCCCAGGGTGCCCGCGTTGCGGATGTGCGGCGGCCCGCGCGCGCGCGGCGGCGGCGAGCGCGGGAATCAGGGCGGCGAAGTCGGGGCGGCCCATGCGCGCGTGGGTGAGGCCCGCACCGAGCAGCGCGTGGCCGTCCTGGTACTGCCAGCCGCGGATCTCGCTGATCCGACCGAGGCCCACCAGGGCGGCGGGCCTGAGCTGTCCGGAGTTCACGGCGGCCATGAGGTCGGTGCCGCCCGCCACGGGCACGGCCGCGGGCATGGCGGAAAGCGCTGCCACGGCCTCGTCCAGAGTCGTGGGCAGCGTGACGGCCTGCGCCGCCTGCGGTGCGTGCGTGGTCAAACCGGCTGCCCCTTCCCGCTGCCCCCTGGTCCCACCTGTGTGGCCGTACGGTACGTGCACACAGGGCGGACGTGGCAACTCTGGCACATCATCGCAACACTCGAGCGCGGGGGTTCGCTAGGAGCCGTTCGCCCACTTCATCGGGTAGATGGTCCGTTTTCATACCTCATCGCCACTCAGGGCCGATTGACACTCTTCGGTGAAGCTTGAGGCTGTTTTCCATCACTTGTTCGGTGGCGTCCCGTCGACGGGACGGCCGGGCACACCGGGGCGCCGCTGCCAGGGCCGGGGCCCGGCGGGCGGGCGGTAGGCGACACCTAGGGCGTCAAGTCGCCGGTAGTGGGCGGCCATCCGGTGTTCGAAGGCGGCGAAGTCCCGTTCCCCGGGGGCGGGCAGACGGCTCCAGGCCACCTCGGCGAAGGCGGCGAGGCGGGGAAACGTCTGGTAGTCCACGCGTGCGTGGTCCTCCATCACCTCGGTCCACACGTTGGCCTGGGTCCCCAGGATCCGGCCGGCCTCCTGTTTGTCCAGTTCCGGCGGAACCGGCTCGAACCGGTAGACGTCCTCCAGGGTGCGCACGTACCCGATCGGTACCGGCTCGTCCGCGCCCGCCGCCTGACGGTGATCCAGGTAGACCTGCTGCTCGGGGCACATCACGACGTCGTGCCCGGCCCGCGCGGCGGCGACCCCGCCCTCGTAGCCGCGCCAGGACGACACGGCCGCGCCGTCCGGAAGCCCGCCTTCCAGGATCTCGTCCCAGCCGATGAGTCTGCGCCCGCGCGCGGACAGCCACTTGGCGAAGTGGCCGATGAACCAGGACTGCAGTCCGTCCTCGTCGGCAAGACCGAGTTCCTCAATACGGGACTGTGCCGTGGGCGACCGCTTCCACTGGTCCTTGAGGCATTCGTCGCCGCCGATGTGAAAGAACGCCGAGAACTCGGCGGCATCCGCGGGGAAGAGACCGATGAGTTCCTCGAAGACCCCCTCGTAGAAGCGCAGGGTGTTGTCAGTGGGGGCGAGTACGTTCGGAGAGATCCCCCAGTTGTCCCAGACGGAGAGGGCCGTGGTGTCGATGACGTCGGTGTTGCCGAGTTCCGGATACGCGGCGATGGCCGCCTGCGAGTGGCCCGGTACGTCGATTTCGGGGACGACGGTGATATGCCGCTCGGCGGCGTAGGCGACGATCTCCCGGATGTCGTCCTGGGTGTAGTGCCCCCCGTGCGGCTTCTCCTCCCAGAACGGCGAGGCCCTGTGTCCGAATTTGGTACGCGCCCGCCAGGAACCGGTCTCGGTCAGCTTCGGGTACCGCTTGATCTCGACGCGCCAGCCCTGGTCGTCCGTCAGATGGAGGTGGAAGACGTTCAGTTTGTGCGCGGCCATCAGGTCGAGATAGCGCAGGACGCCTTCCTTGGGCATGAAATGCCGGGCGACGTCGAGCATCAGGCCACGCCAGCGGAATCGGGGCGAGTCCTGGACGTGGATCAGCGGCAGCCGCCAGGGACCGGAGATCGGGGCCCGCCGGAATGCGCCGGGACCGAGCAGTTGACGCAGCGTCTGGGCGCCCCAGAAAAGCCCGGCGGGACCACCGCCGACCAGATGCACGCCGGTCGGCATCACGGCGAGCCGGTAGCCCTCGGCGCCGAAGACCTTGGTGACCAGCGGATGGATGTACAGACGGATGACGTCGCGCTCAAGCGACTCTTTCGGCGCGAGCGGCAGACCAGTAGCCGCTCCCAACGTCGCCCGCAGCCAGCGTTCCGTCCGCTCCGTACCCTCCCCGGCCACCAGTCCGGTTTCGGGGCCCAACTCGAACCAATTGGCGCCGTAGACAGTCACATGACCGGGCTCGGGAATCAGATCCACCACGCCAGTAAACACGTCCGGCGCCCTTCACGAACCCCTGCGTGCATCCCGTCCGAGAGCTTCCGTGCGGCGTTCCAGCCGCGCGCCCTCGCTCGGATTCCCCCACGCACAGCATCGGCCGCAGCCCCCGCAGGGGACCGCGGCCACGCTTCGGCGCCGTGGCGCGCTACGGCGCGCCTGTGCGCGCCGGCGGCACCGTCAGCGGCTCCATGCGGCACACCGCGCCGGACCGGGCGGGCACACTTCGTCCGGGCCGGGCCGGCGTGCTACTTGTCGCCGCCCTTGCCTTCGTCGCCGGCGCTGCCCATGGAGTCGTAGATCTCCTTGCACATGGGACATACCGGGTACTTCTTCGGGTCGCGGCCCGGCACCCACACCTTGCCGCACAGCGCCACGACGGGCGTGCCGTCGAGGGCGCTCGCCATGATCTTGTCCTTCTGGACGTAGTGGGCGAAGCGCTCGTGGTCGCCGTCGCCGTGGGACACCTGCGGCGTCGGCTCTACGAGGGTCCCCGTACCAGTCCCGCGCTCGGGCTCGAGAGTGCTCATATCGCCAAGGGTACTGAAGCTCACCCCTATCAGTTGAGCGTAGGGTCGTCCGGATAGGTGGCCACCATCGCGAGCTCATTGCGCTGGCGGCGCAGCACCTCGCGCCAGAGCCTCTCGGGGGAGGGGGACGAGACGTCACCCGGCTCCGATTCCACGACGTACCAGGCACCCTCCACCAGCTCGTCCTCCAGCTGACCGGGGCCCCAGCCGGCGTACCCGGCGAAGATCCGCAGCGACCCGAGAGCCGAGGCGAGCAGCTCCGGCGGGGCCTCCAGGTCCACCAGCCCGATCGCACCGTGCACCCGGCGCCAGCCGAGCGGGGCCCGGTCGCCGGACACGCCGCCGGGGATGACCGCGACGCCGAGCGCGGAGTCCAGCGACACCGGACCGCCCTGGAAGACGACACCGGGCTCACCGGCCAGATCCGCCCAGCCCTCCAGGATGTCGCCCACGTCCACCGGCGTCGGACGGTTGAGGACGACACCGAGGGAGCCCTCCTCGTCGTGGTCGAGAAGGAGCACCACCGCACGGTCGAAGTTCGGGTCCGCCAGGGCGGGCGTGGCCACGAGCAGCCGCCCTGTGAGCGAGGACACCTCGGTCATGCCAGACATGATCCCGCATCTTCCCTTCGTGTGGGGAGCCAATGCGGGTACGGGAGTGAACGCAGCTCAGGGCGCACCGGTGCGCCCCACGCGCACCACCGCGCCGGTGACCCCATGTGCCCGGCAGTGAACGGTTCGTGTTGTGACAGAGCTGTGGCGATGCTGGGTGGTACTTGGGCTTACGGCAGGGGGGCGGTGGGCGATTACCCTGTCTCTCCGGCCCCTGCCCAACTCCACGGAACGCGAGATTCATGACCGTCAACGACGATGTCCTGTTTGTCCACGGCGGAACCCCGCTGGAGGGTGAGATCCGTGTCCGCGGTGCGAAGAACCTCGTGCCGAAGGCGATGGTCGCCGCCCTGCTGGGCAGTGCGCCGAGTCGACTGCGTAATGTACCGGACATCCGTGATGTTCGTGTCGTACGCGGCCTGCTGCAGTTGCACGGGGTGACGGTCCGTCCGGGTGACGAGCCCGGTGAGCTGGTGCTCGATCCGACGCACGTGGAAAGCGCCAACGTCGCTGACATCGATGCCCACGCGGGCTCCTCGCGCATCCCGATCCTGTTCTGCGGTCCGCTGCTGCACCGCCTCGGCCACGCGTTCATCCCGGGCCTCGGCGGCTGCGACATCGGCGGCCGGCCCATCGACTTCCACTTCGACGTGCTGCGGCAGTTCGGCGCGACGATCGAGAAGCGTGCCGACGGCCAGTACCTGGAGGCGCCGACCCGGCTGCGCGGTACGAAGATCCGGCTGCCGTACCCGTCCGTCGGCGCGACCGAGCAGGTGCTGCTGACGGCCGTACTCGCCGAGGGCGTCACGGAGTTGTCCAACGCGGCCGTCGAGCCGGAGATCGAGGACCTGATCTGCGTTCTGCAGAAGATGGGCGCGATCATCGCGATGGACACCGACCGGACGATCCGCATCACCGGTGTGGACAGCCTGGGCGGCTACACCCACCGCGCCCTCGCGGACCGGCTGGAGGCCGCGTCCTGGGCGTCGGCGGCGCTGGCGACCGAGGGCAACATCTACGTCCGCGGCGCGCAGCAGCGCTCGATGATGACGTTCCTGAACACCTACCGGAAGGTGGGCGGTGCCTTCGAGATCGAGGACGAGGGCATCCGCTTCTGGCACCCCGGCG
Encoded proteins:
- a CDS encoding YqgE/AlgH family protein; protein product: MTEVSSLTGRLLVATPALADPNFDRAVVLLLDHDEEGSLGVVLNRPTPVDVGDILEGWADLAGEPGVVFQGGPVSLDSALGVAVIPGGVSGDRAPLGWRRVHGAIGLVDLEAPPELLASALGSLRIFAGYAGWGPGQLEDELVEGAWYVVESEPGDVSSPSPERLWREVLRRQRNELAMVATYPDDPTLN
- the murA gene encoding UDP-N-acetylglucosamine 1-carboxyvinyltransferase; translated protein: MTVNDDVLFVHGGTPLEGEIRVRGAKNLVPKAMVAALLGSAPSRLRNVPDIRDVRVVRGLLQLHGVTVRPGDEPGELVLDPTHVESANVADIDAHAGSSRIPILFCGPLLHRLGHAFIPGLGGCDIGGRPIDFHFDVLRQFGATIEKRADGQYLEAPTRLRGTKIRLPYPSVGATEQVLLTAVLAEGVTELSNAAVEPEIEDLICVLQKMGAIIAMDTDRTIRITGVDSLGGYTHRALADRLEAASWASAALATEGNIYVRGAQQRSMMTFLNTYRKVGGAFEIEDEGIRFWHPGGQLKSIALETDVHPGFQTDWQQPLVVALTQATGLSIIHETVYESRLGFTSALNQMGAHIQLYRECLGSSDCRFGQRNFLHSAVVSGPTKLQGADLVIPDLRGGFSYLIAALAAQGTSRVHGIDLINRGYENFMEKLVELGAKVELPGKALG
- a CDS encoding beta-N-acetylhexosaminidase, encoding MVDLIPEPGHVTVYGANWFELGPETGLVAGEGTERTERWLRATLGAATGLPLAPKESLERDVIRLYIHPLVTKVFGAEGYRLAVMPTGVHLVGGGPAGLFWGAQTLRQLLGPGAFRRAPISGPWRLPLIHVQDSPRFRWRGLMLDVARHFMPKEGVLRYLDLMAAHKLNVFHLHLTDDQGWRVEIKRYPKLTETGSWRARTKFGHRASPFWEEKPHGGHYTQDDIREIVAYAAERHITVVPEIDVPGHSQAAIAAYPELGNTDVIDTTALSVWDNWGISPNVLAPTDNTLRFYEGVFEELIGLFPADAAEFSAFFHIGGDECLKDQWKRSPTAQSRIEELGLADEDGLQSWFIGHFAKWLSARGRRLIGWDEILEGGLPDGAAVSSWRGYEGGVAAARAGHDVVMCPEQQVYLDHRQAAGADEPVPIGYVRTLEDVYRFEPVPPELDKQEAGRILGTQANVWTEVMEDHARVDYQTFPRLAAFAEVAWSRLPAPGERDFAAFEHRMAAHYRRLDALGVAYRPPAGPRPWQRRPGVPGRPVDGTPPNK
- a CDS encoding 2Fe-2S iron-sulfur cluster-binding protein — encoded protein: MTDDQHGEGASRGRSRWDPLPQGDYDDGATAFVKLPEGGIDALLAGDTPLAAPGHGYVPPQIAVAPGPDAVTDPGATGTWAMPADGAQWPDPNAVPQEAGADDRFAYNPMSTQQWTFDDPAAATAPGPGSGHDVTGQWSIPVAGGDLPDESGEFTTSSLVEQWGGTPPATLPGGAPAPWATEGAGQPWGQQTADPRAGETRAGTGQAVVDHPDRAPRVGHPEPPADHDTGSTATRAVHDADGPAAPGEEPDADHASRTAPAYAAHEADGTSEPAEDAEPAAGIGAEDAHGVEEAPEGATGSPAGDAATADAEPAPEARETAATGDDDAAARDRAPAHDDHPLASFVLRVNGVDRPVTDAWIGESLLYVLRERLGLAGAKDGCSQGECGACNVQVDGRLVASCLVPAVTAAGSEVRTVEGLAVDGQPSDVQRALAKCGAVQCGFCAPGMAMTVHDLLEGNPAPTDLEARQALCGNLCRCSGYRGVLDAVQDVVAEREAHAAADAETDAGEARIPHQAGPGAGGVNPSAFEASGPPVPHDQSYGQGQSYGQDQSFGGQDQSFGGQDQSYGGQDQSYGGQDQSYGGQDQSYGGQDQSYGGQDQSYGGQDQSYGQDGGQA
- a CDS encoding DUF3039 domain-containing protein, whose translation is MSTLEPERGTGTGTLVEPTPQVSHGDGDHERFAHYVQKDKIMASALDGTPVVALCGKVWVPGRDPKKYPVCPMCKEIYDSMGSAGDEGKGGDK